The Saccopteryx leptura isolate mSacLep1 chromosome 2, mSacLep1_pri_phased_curated, whole genome shotgun sequence genome has a window encoding:
- the LOC136392791 gene encoding protein FAM246B-like, with amino-acid sequence MAAESRRPWAQARSAYAVSEALRCGVDRRRDPAPQPNGLGPEEARAAGRLARLRGQLRAEAEARADAPRLLRLVERVGAAEGAGARAAGAGERADTSSRGSVCSVCGEPRLGATYPAGVLEVSEQRLQEGLAAVRAELGAELEALRTELRAELVALRALLPPQPSPRPPVRREPRAAPRAAARGPALLRALGTVNALAVVTRPTDDASDGPVNSGTNRALARKNLKKTPVSPGAPQGGGD; translated from the coding sequence ATGGCGGCGGAGTCCCGGCGTCCGTGGGCCCAGGCTCGCAGCGCATACGCCGTGAGCGAGGCACTGAGGTGCGGCGTGGACCGCCGGCGGGATCCGGCGCCTCAACCCAATGGGCTGGGCCCTGAAGAAGCCCGCGCTGCCGGTCGCCTGGCTCGCCTGAGGGGCCAGCTCCGGGCTGAGGCGGAGGCACGGGCCGACGCTCCCCGGTTACTGCGGCTGGTGGAACGCGTGGGGGCAGCGGAGGGGGCAGGGGCCAGAGCAGCGGGGGCTGGGGAGCGGGCAGACACGAGCAGCCGAGGCTCTGTGTGCTCGGTGTGCGGGGAACCACGCCTCGGGGCCACCTACCCAGCCGGCGTCCTGGAGGTGAGCGAGCAACGTCTGCAGGAGGGCCTGGCGGCCGTGCGTGCGGAGCTGGGCGCGGAGCTCGAGGCGCTGCGCACAGAGCTGCGGGCTGAGCTGGTCGCCCTGCGTGCGCTGCTGCCGCCCCAGCCATCGCCACGTCCACCCGTCCGCCGCGAGCCCCGTGCCGCCCCCCGCGCCGCGGCCCGCGGCCCCGCCCTGCTGCGGGCTCTTGGCACCGTGAACGCCCTGGCTGTGGTCACCCGGCCCACCGACGACGCCTCAGACGGACCCGTCAACAGCGGCACGAACCGGGCCTTGGCCCGGAAGAACCTCAAGAAGACGCCAGTGTCCCCCGGAGCCCCGCAGGGCGGCGGGGATTGA